A genomic window from Gossypium hirsutum isolate 1008001.06 chromosome D12, Gossypium_hirsutum_v2.1, whole genome shotgun sequence includes:
- the LOC107904753 gene encoding protein REVEILLE 7 → MATEDQIESTASPTALKSGVCCSIGSGQSETLTQLQELYGFKHDHTPKVRKPYTITKQREKWTEEEHQKFLEALRLYGRGWRQIEEHVGTKTAVQIRSHAQKFFSKVARESNGGFESSAKSIEIPPPRPKRKPTHPYPRKSVTSLKGISPSSQLERSLSPNHSVSEQDNKSPSSVLSPFVFDAMGSSASEQPNRCSSPTSCTTNIQSLNNTSPVEKENDYVTSIEKESESLSSIKVFGQSSEEDILSLKSNTDFEEPVCTKGNEAAVVVPFTSIKLFGKTVEVKDSSKPSTDAENFQMQTSKNGVACECLDLHLSHGTVIDNWSTVPSKSNLSPCMEIHTDKNDHVEYTSDAPLPWLAFYQGLPFYYITSFNQTHTDPRVKETPKEKETLNERSCTGSNTGSVSQIENRERNSDSVDSQCQNPCPRGKMTSQKFSKGFVPYKRCLTERDMSSSMVVSEGRERAQKARVCS, encoded by the exons ATGGCTACGGAG gaccaaattgaaagtaCAGCATCACCTACTGCTCTCAAATCCGGTGTGTGCTGTTCCATAGGCAGTGGACAATCTGAGACATTGACTCAATTGCAGGAGTTATACGGATTTAAGCATGATCATACACCCAAG GTCCGGAAACCCTATACTATAACTAAACAAAGGGAAAAATGGACCGAGGAAGAGCATCAGAAGTTTCTTGAAGCTTTAAGGCTGTATGGCCGTGGCTGGCGCCAAATAGAAG AGCATGTAGGCACGAAAACTGCTGTTCAAATTCGAAGTCATGCTCAAAAGTTTTTCTCTAAG GTTGCCCGAGAGTCAAATGGTGGCTTTGAGAGTTCCGCTAAATCAATTGAGATACCCCCTCCTCGTCCAAAAAGGAAGCCAACGCATCCATATCCCCGCAAATCTGTTACGTCTCTTAAAGGAATATCTCCATCATCTCAACTAGAGAGGTCTCTATCCCCCAACCACTCTGTCTCGGAACAGGATAACAAATCACCCTCATCAGTTTTGTCCCCATTTGTTTTCGATGCAATGGGGTCTTCTGCCTCTGAGCAACCAAATAGATGTTCTTCTCCAACTTCTTGTACTACTAATATACAGTCACTCAATAATACATCCCCTGTTGAAAAGGAAAATGACTATGTGACATCTATAGAGAAAGAGAGTGAATCTTTATCATCTATTAAAGTATTTGGACAATCATCCGAGGAGGACATTTTATCTTTG AAATCCAACACAGACTTTGAGGAACCTGTGTGTACCAAAGGAAACGAAGCAGCAGTAGTTGTGCCTTTCACCAGTATTAAGCTTTTTGGAAAAACAGTTGAGGTGAAAGATTCCAGCAAACCATCCACGGATGCAGAAAACTTTCAAATGCAAACATCAAAGAATGGTGTAGCCTGCGAGTGCTTGGACTTGCATTTGTCACATGGGACAGTCATCGATAATTGGAGTACGGTACCTTCTAAATCTAATTTATCCCCTTGTATGGAAATCCACACAGATAAAAATGATCACGTAGAATACACCAGTGATGCTCCTCTGCCATGGTTAGCTTTTTACCAAGGTCTACCCTTTTATTACATCACTTCATTTAATCAAACCCATACAGACCCCAGAGTCAAAGAGACACCGAAAGAGAAGGAAACCCTGAATGAAAGATCTTGCACCGGTTCAAATACGGGCTCAGTTAGTCAAATAGAAAATAGGGAAAGGAATTCGGATTCTGTCGATTCTCAATGCCAAAACCCTTGTCCTCGGGGAAAAATGACATCCCAAAAGTTTAGTAAAGGATTTGTGCCATACAAAAGATGTTTAACAGAAAGGGATATGTCATCATCCATGGTTGTATCCGAGGGTCGAGAGAGGGCACAAAAAGCCCGAGTTTGCTCGTAG
- the LOC121203068 gene encoding uncharacterized protein, translating into MMLVTHQLQGSYVACPSRPLLWRKGLTLKRPVVTLHMLGRRERSISLRHSTCLCIGAHTCGLNTKSIRISAFKGSVENGESGARAIDENVPKSSIKVSYVPKDGEATTIESSKAHNGPVTYSSETGENIVGSAAIQELFKKWIMILRSQSPSRVMDDALGEEAPPRDTSEAKIDTQRNRKGKILKTVWSYFWDMNATIKIPLLIFVPWYLGVNLIYGAEVSKELTPLWVFGPLIIALYIKMLRGLCALYVFCFTQTVQLIRNLPTYYLLAYNYIAHGKLKEDIRVHVWQPVVDMKNLDYKEVCIKKMKDFQEWMMEKYLDYVESIWPYYCRTIRFLKRANLI; encoded by the exons ATGATGTTGGTGACCCATCAATTGCAG GGTTCATATGTAGCATGCCCTTCAAGGCCTTTATTATGGAGGAAAGGATTGACGCTAAAGAGACCTGTAGTTACACTTCATATGCTTGGGAGAAGGGAGAGGAGCATATCATTAAGGCACTCTACTTGTTTATG TATAGGGGCTCATACTTGTGGACTGAATACCAAAAGTATTAGAATTTCAGCCTTCAAAGGCAGTGTTGAAAATGGCGAATCAGGAGCCAGAGCAATCGATGAGAATGTTCCAAAAAGTTCTATTAAAGTTTCTTATGTTCCAAAAGATGGTGAAGCAACCACAATAGAATCTTCAAAGGCTCATAATGGTCCAGTTACGTATTCCTCGGAAACAGGTGAGAACATTGTGGGATCTGCTGCTATTCAGGAATTATTCAAGAAATGGATAATGATATTGCGATCACAATCCCCAAGTCGAGTGATGGATGATGCTCTGGGAGAAGAAGCGCCTCCAAGGGACACGTCAGAAGCTAAAATTGACACCCAACGTAATAGGAAAGGCAAGATTCTAAAGACGGTCTGGAGCTATTTCTGGGACATGAATGCCACAATCAAAATTCCCTTATTAATATT TGTTCCGTGGTACCTCGGTGTCAATTTGATTTACGGAGCTGAAGTTTCAAAGGAATTGACTCCTCTATGGGTGTTTGGGCCCCTGATCATTGCTCTTTACATCAAGATGCTTAGAGGCTTATGTGCCCTGTATGTTTTCTGCTTCACCCAGACGGTTCAACTAATTAGAAACTTACCTACTTACTACCTCCTGGCTTATAACTACATCGCACATGGAAAGCTGAAAGAAGACATACGAGTCCACGTATGGCAACCTGTGGTAGACATGAAGAACTTGGACTACAAAGAGGTATGTATAAAAAAGATGAAAGATTTTCAAGAATGGATGATGGAGAAGTACCTGGACTATGTTGAATCGATATGGCCGTATTATTGCAGAACCATCAGGTTCCTAAAGAGAGCTAATCTTATTTAG